A genomic segment from Haloarchaeobius salinus encodes:
- a CDS encoding DUF7269 family protein: MKLRRAGLGLVGIAAIAGFLLTQGDIANLLPVDVAVDMLGNDYLVVAVVAATGFGLALLLVASGRPGNVDEVTTPDPERAISLPVPGDDFDAAMGSRLALLPLVGGTDRAAIRERLHSDLVHWLMRSENCSRSEAELRVATGDWTDDHYAALFLADGTRRRDRVSAVLRSWLRLRPWVQVGAHRTARALVDASEAVGSTAEQRAGSDTAGRQQSGVGRS; this comes from the coding sequence GTGAAGCTCCGACGGGCGGGCCTCGGACTGGTCGGCATCGCCGCAATCGCGGGCTTCCTGCTGACGCAGGGCGACATCGCGAACCTGCTCCCGGTCGATGTGGCCGTCGACATGCTCGGCAACGACTACCTCGTCGTCGCCGTGGTCGCGGCCACGGGCTTCGGGCTCGCGCTCCTGCTCGTCGCCTCCGGCCGTCCCGGGAACGTCGACGAGGTGACCACGCCCGACCCGGAGCGGGCCATCTCGCTGCCGGTCCCCGGGGACGACTTCGACGCCGCGATGGGGAGCCGCCTCGCCCTGCTCCCCCTCGTCGGTGGAACGGACCGGGCAGCGATACGCGAGCGGCTCCACAGCGACCTCGTGCACTGGCTGATGCGGTCGGAGAACTGCAGCCGGTCCGAGGCGGAGCTGCGCGTCGCGACCGGGGACTGGACGGACGACCACTACGCGGCGCTGTTCCTGGCGGACGGCACGCGACGGCGGGACAGGGTGAGCGCGGTACTCCGGTCGTGGCTCAGGCTCCGGCCGTGGGTACAGGTCGGTGCCCACCGGACCGCCCGCGCGCTGGTCGACGCCAGCGAGGCGGTCGGGTCGACCGCCGAGCAGCGGGCTGGTTCCGACACCGCTGGCCGCCAGCAGTCCGGGGTGGGTCGTTCGTGA
- a CDS encoding DUF58 domain-containing protein, with product MSQFEDTNRWRGVLVFSALALVVGLAAQRASLLVLAAVGVVYAVYPAVSPAWEPVLSVERRLSETTPKNGEYVEVETTVRNDGDRPLFDLRFVDGVPPALSVVADSPRRGAVLRPGAEATFSYTVEAKRGKHRFQPATAVVRDLSGEHELETTVVGETEIDCTADLESSPLRPQTLDYVGRVLSAQVGQGIEFDRTREYKHGDAKNRVDWKRYARTNELATIEFRTERSVNVVVLVDARSSAYHATNDDIHAVGLCVSAAEQLLVQLLGDRNQAGVAAFGREFCWVPTGNGREHLVRTQQALATHPAFHPVPPSNDDDQDRQFQTLRERLPDGAQLILLSPLCDDWIVTTVRRLDAYGYPVSVVSPDVVQTDSLGRQLAAIERSNRVTMLRAGDIPVVEWDPEVPLGRSVAATQTRWLS from the coding sequence GTGAGCCAGTTCGAGGATACGAACCGCTGGCGTGGCGTGCTCGTGTTCTCCGCGCTGGCGCTCGTCGTCGGTCTGGCGGCACAGCGGGCGTCCCTCCTCGTCCTCGCGGCGGTCGGCGTCGTCTACGCGGTCTACCCGGCGGTGAGTCCCGCGTGGGAGCCCGTGCTGTCCGTCGAACGCCGGCTGAGCGAGACCACACCGAAGAACGGCGAGTACGTCGAGGTGGAGACGACGGTCCGGAACGACGGCGACCGGCCGCTGTTCGACCTCCGGTTCGTCGACGGCGTCCCGCCGGCGCTCTCCGTCGTCGCGGACTCGCCCCGGCGCGGTGCGGTGTTACGTCCCGGGGCCGAGGCGACGTTCTCCTACACCGTCGAGGCCAAGCGGGGCAAGCACCGGTTCCAGCCGGCGACGGCCGTCGTCAGGGACCTCAGCGGCGAGCACGAGCTGGAGACGACGGTGGTCGGCGAGACCGAGATCGACTGCACCGCGGACCTCGAATCGTCGCCGCTGCGCCCCCAGACACTCGACTACGTCGGGCGCGTGCTCTCGGCACAGGTCGGACAGGGGATCGAGTTCGACCGGACCCGCGAGTACAAACACGGCGACGCGAAGAACCGGGTGGACTGGAAGCGCTACGCGCGGACGAACGAGCTGGCCACCATCGAGTTCAGGACCGAGCGCTCGGTGAACGTCGTCGTGCTCGTCGACGCCCGTTCGAGTGCGTACCACGCCACGAACGACGACATCCACGCCGTCGGGCTCTGTGTCTCCGCCGCCGAGCAGCTGCTCGTCCAGCTGCTCGGCGACCGCAACCAGGCCGGCGTCGCGGCGTTCGGCAGGGAGTTCTGCTGGGTCCCGACCGGCAACGGCCGGGAGCACCTCGTCCGGACCCAGCAGGCGCTCGCGACGCACCCGGCGTTCCACCCGGTGCCGCCGTCGAACGACGACGACCAGGACCGACAGTTCCAGACGCTGCGCGAGCGGTTGCCCGACGGCGCACAGCTCATCCTGCTCTCGCCGCTCTGTGACGACTGGATCGTCACGACCGTACGCCGGCTGGACGCCTACGGCTATCCGGTGAGCGTCGTCAGCCCGGACGTGGTGCAGACCGACTCGCTCGGCCGGCAGCTCGCGGCCATCGAGCGGTCGAACCGCGTCACGATGCTGCGAGCCGGCGACATACCGGTCGTCGAGTGGGACCCCGAGGTGCCCCTCGGTCGCTCGGTGGCCGCGACCCAGACGAGGTGGCTGTCGTGA
- a CDS encoding DUF7519 family protein, translating to MNNAVTVSKRPAWVSSLLAVLVVAYAVSLVGHESVVGTGLAVEIAGLVVVALGASLARRGWRVFGFVVAAAGLVVAVGGIGYALASLGRPPAFLDVLPGLVGVVLVGLALAPIRGTGSRWSLRIGVGLAFVAVLASSVLQETTGTEQVLAGTLCIVAWDLGENAISVGTQLGRRARTWSIEAMHGVATLVVAWVAIRLSREVAGIQAPEATLPSLVLLVLAVLVLTAALHD from the coding sequence GTGAACAACGCCGTGACCGTCTCGAAGCGCCCCGCGTGGGTGAGCAGTCTGCTCGCCGTGCTGGTCGTGGCCTACGCGGTGTCGCTGGTCGGCCACGAATCCGTCGTCGGTACCGGGCTCGCCGTCGAGATAGCCGGGCTCGTCGTCGTGGCGCTCGGGGCGTCGCTCGCGCGACGTGGCTGGCGGGTCTTCGGGTTCGTCGTCGCTGCCGCCGGGCTCGTCGTGGCCGTCGGGGGCATCGGCTACGCGCTCGCCTCGCTCGGACGTCCGCCGGCCTTCCTCGACGTCCTCCCCGGTCTCGTCGGCGTCGTCCTGGTCGGACTGGCGCTCGCACCCATCCGTGGGACGGGCTCGCGGTGGTCGCTCCGCATCGGGGTCGGGCTGGCGTTCGTCGCCGTGCTCGCGAGCTCGGTCCTCCAGGAGACGACCGGGACGGAGCAGGTGCTCGCTGGCACGCTCTGCATCGTCGCGTGGGACCTCGGCGAGAACGCGATCTCGGTCGGGACGCAGCTCGGCCGTCGGGCGCGGACCTGGAGCATCGAGGCGATGCACGGGGTCGCGACGCTCGTGGTCGCGTGGGTCGCCATCCGACTCAGCAGGGAGGTCGCCGGGATCCAGGCTCCCGAGGCCACGCTCCCGTCGCTCGTCCTGCTGGTCCTCGCCGTCCTCGTGCTGACGGCTGCGCTCCACGACTGA
- a CDS encoding AAA family ATPase has translation MDIRDAHGIAEDVLDEVTAAVIADRQVLRTTLTGLFARGHVLLEDVPGTGKTLTARSFANALGLSFNRIQFTPDLLPSDVTGTSIFNEQARDFEFSEGPIFANVVLADEINRASPKTQAALLEAMDEKQVTVDGETHELPTPFFVIATQNPVEQGQGTFSLPEAQKDRFLVKQSLGYPGREGELELLNRREARSTPLPEVDCVVDAADVPALREVPETVRIDPDLKEYIVDIVHATRDDRRVEVGVSPRGCQRLFEAVRAYAVLDGRGYVVPDDVKTLGQAVLAHRIMLTPDAMVDNVKKYDVVEDVFEEVGVPTVNRTVKTQQQ, from the coding sequence ATGGACATCCGAGACGCACACGGCATCGCCGAGGACGTGCTCGACGAGGTGACCGCGGCGGTCATCGCGGACCGCCAGGTGCTCCGAACCACCCTCACCGGGCTGTTCGCGCGGGGACACGTGCTGCTGGAGGACGTGCCGGGGACGGGGAAGACCCTCACCGCGCGCAGCTTCGCGAACGCGCTGGGGCTCTCGTTCAACCGCATCCAGTTCACCCCCGACCTGCTCCCCTCCGACGTGACGGGGACCTCCATCTTCAACGAGCAGGCGCGTGACTTCGAGTTCAGCGAGGGACCCATCTTCGCCAACGTCGTGCTCGCCGACGAGATCAACCGTGCCTCGCCGAAGACCCAGGCCGCGCTGCTGGAGGCGATGGACGAGAAGCAGGTCACCGTCGACGGCGAGACCCACGAGCTGCCGACGCCCTTCTTCGTCATCGCGACGCAGAACCCCGTCGAACAGGGCCAGGGGACGTTCTCGCTGCCGGAGGCCCAGAAGGACCGCTTCCTCGTCAAGCAGAGCCTCGGCTACCCCGGCAGGGAGGGCGAACTGGAGCTGCTGAACCGCCGCGAAGCACGGTCGACGCCCCTCCCGGAGGTCGACTGCGTGGTCGACGCCGCAGACGTGCCGGCGCTCCGGGAGGTGCCCGAGACGGTCCGCATCGACCCCGACCTCAAGGAGTACATCGTCGACATCGTGCACGCGACGCGGGACGACAGGCGGGTCGAGGTCGGCGTGTCGCCGCGTGGCTGCCAACGGCTCTTCGAGGCGGTCAGGGCGTACGCGGTCCTCGACGGACGGGGGTACGTCGTTCCCGACGACGTGAAGACCCTCGGGCAGGCGGTGCTCGCCCACCGGATCATGCTCACCCCCGACGCCATGGTCGACAACGTGAAGAAGTACGACGTGGTCGAGGACGTGTTCGAGGAGGTCGGCGTCCCGACCGTCAACCGGACCGTGAAGACACAGCAGCAGTAG
- a CDS encoding DUF7344 domain-containing protein translates to MDDTDPQVSVGKDRLLALLSNCRRRQALATLATEDEPLTVEELTERLPAIDESEADRVQLELHHNHLPKLARAGLVEYETGSQSATLARSPAEVATDIELAAATLHELVVVTRDAD, encoded by the coding sequence ATGGACGACACGGACCCGCAAGTGAGCGTCGGGAAGGACCGACTGCTCGCTCTCCTCTCGAACTGTCGACGCCGACAGGCGCTCGCCACACTCGCGACAGAGGACGAACCACTCACCGTCGAAGAACTCACCGAACGGCTGCCCGCCATCGACGAGAGCGAGGCCGACCGCGTGCAGCTCGAACTCCACCACAACCACCTGCCGAAGCTCGCACGAGCGGGGCTCGTGGAGTACGAAACGGGGTCACAGTCGGCTACGCTGGCCCGCTCTCCCGCCGAGGTCGCCACGGACATCGAGCTCGCTGCCGCGACCCTTCACGAACTCGTGGTCGTGACGAGAGACGCCGACTGA
- a CDS encoding CDC48 family AAA ATPase, whose translation MQLTVKELRDDTARKGRATVDLAAMSRLGLMSGEHVEVRGPDGVVHPRVWPAHVEDEGAKVIRLGSTHRHAVGVSVEDTVELHPTDVDEAEALLLGVPESCDLTEPLARTIKDHLVGCVVETGDTVATPTNGEISQDRVPVRVAGTRPESPVAVVESTGMKLQTYCDRAEAGEDGPTYTDVGGLDEALHRVRELVELPLRNPSPFDELGVDPPTGVLLYGPPGTGKTLIAEAVANETDASFVSLSGPEIVSRYYGESEEQLREVFEHAAENAPGVVFIDEIDAIAPKRGEASGDVERRIVAQLLTLMDGTDAADDVVVLGATNRLDAVDPALRRGGRFDREVEVSVPSADERLDILEIHARGMPLADDVDLERYAERTHGFVGADIAALTREAAMHALERVDGGPGSALGATILGTLEVTDEDLDVALASVDPSALRELSVEVPDVSWSDVGGLDPVKRDLREAVEWPLQHPDVLDRAGLDGGQGILLYGAPGTGKTLLARAVASESDCNLLSVRGPELLSKWVGESEQRVRELFERARDNAPSIVLFDEIDAIAAQRGRSTGSGVGERVVGQLLTELDGVEPLSDVLVLATTNRPDLVDDALLRPGRLDREVHVPLPDQSARREIFAVHAANSPVDPAVDFGRLAGRTAGYVGADIAAVCRRAATAATREYLHCERDSLVVEYGHFERALEAVDPSVQSATVDQYESRNQQEPAAQEGPSGFE comes from the coding sequence ATGCAGCTAACCGTCAAAGAACTTCGAGACGACACCGCCAGGAAGGGCCGAGCGACGGTCGACCTCGCCGCGATGTCCCGGCTCGGCCTGATGAGCGGAGAGCACGTCGAGGTCCGTGGGCCGGACGGCGTGGTACACCCCCGGGTGTGGCCCGCCCACGTCGAGGACGAGGGGGCGAAGGTGATCCGCCTGGGGTCGACACACCGCCACGCGGTCGGCGTCTCCGTCGAGGACACCGTCGAGCTCCACCCGACCGATGTCGACGAGGCCGAGGCGCTGCTGCTCGGGGTGCCCGAGAGCTGTGATCTGACTGAACCGCTCGCACGGACGATCAAGGACCACCTCGTCGGCTGTGTCGTCGAGACGGGCGATACGGTCGCCACACCGACCAACGGGGAGATCTCACAGGACCGGGTTCCCGTCCGTGTCGCCGGGACGCGCCCCGAGAGCCCCGTCGCGGTCGTCGAATCGACCGGCATGAAGCTCCAGACGTACTGCGATCGGGCGGAGGCCGGTGAGGACGGGCCGACGTACACCGACGTCGGTGGACTCGACGAGGCGCTCCACCGGGTCCGAGAGCTCGTCGAGCTCCCCCTCCGCAACCCGTCGCCGTTCGACGAGCTGGGTGTCGACCCACCGACCGGCGTCCTCCTGTACGGCCCACCCGGGACCGGGAAGACGCTCATCGCCGAGGCCGTCGCCAACGAGACCGACGCGAGCTTCGTCTCCCTCTCCGGCCCGGAGATCGTCTCCCGGTACTACGGCGAGAGCGAGGAGCAGCTCCGCGAGGTGTTCGAGCACGCCGCCGAGAACGCCCCCGGCGTGGTGTTCATCGACGAGATCGACGCCATCGCCCCGAAGCGCGGCGAGGCCAGCGGCGACGTCGAGCGTCGCATCGTCGCCCAACTGCTCACGCTGATGGATGGCACGGACGCTGCCGACGATGTGGTCGTGCTGGGCGCGACCAACCGGCTTGACGCGGTCGACCCGGCGCTCCGGCGGGGCGGCCGGTTCGACCGCGAGGTCGAGGTGTCCGTCCCCTCGGCCGACGAGCGACTCGACATCCTGGAGATCCACGCCCGTGGGATGCCACTCGCCGACGACGTGGACCTCGAGCGCTACGCGGAGCGCACACACGGCTTCGTCGGCGCGGATATCGCGGCCCTCACCCGTGAAGCCGCGATGCACGCACTGGAACGCGTCGACGGGGGGCCGGGGAGCGCCCTCGGCGCGACCATCCTCGGGACCCTGGAGGTGACCGACGAGGACCTCGACGTCGCGCTGGCCTCGGTGGACCCGTCCGCGCTGCGCGAGCTCTCGGTGGAGGTCCCGGACGTCAGCTGGTCCGACGTGGGCGGGCTCGACCCGGTGAAGCGCGACCTGCGCGAGGCCGTCGAGTGGCCCCTGCAGCATCCCGACGTGCTCGACCGGGCCGGTCTCGACGGCGGGCAGGGCATCCTGCTGTACGGCGCACCCGGCACCGGGAAGACACTGCTTGCCCGTGCGGTTGCGAGCGAGTCGGACTGCAATCTGCTGTCGGTCCGCGGTCCCGAGCTCCTGTCGAAGTGGGTCGGCGAGTCCGAACAGCGCGTCAGGGAGCTGTTCGAGCGCGCCCGGGACAACGCACCGTCCATCGTCCTCTTCGACGAGATCGATGCCATCGCGGCCCAGCGAGGACGGTCGACGGGCTCCGGCGTCGGCGAACGGGTCGTCGGGCAGTTGCTGACCGAGCTCGACGGCGTCGAACCGCTCTCGGACGTGCTGGTCCTCGCGACCACGAACCGACCGGACCTCGTCGACGATGCCCTGCTCAGACCGGGGCGGCTGGACCGGGAGGTACACGTCCCGCTCCCCGACCAGTCGGCTCGGCGGGAGATCTTCGCGGTCCACGCGGCGAACTCGCCGGTCGACCCCGCCGTCGACTTCGGCCGTCTCGCGGGACGGACCGCCGGCTACGTCGGAGCCGACATCGCGGCCGTCTGCCGACGAGCCGCGACGGCCGCGACCCGGGAGTACCTGCACTGCGAGCGGGACTCGCTCGTGGTGGAGTACGGGCACTTCGAGCGGGCACTCGAGGCTGTCGACCCGAGTGTCCAGTCCGCTACCGTGGACCAGTACGAGTCCCGAAACCAGCAGGAGCCCGCCGCACAGGAGGGGCCGAGTGGGTTCGAGTGA
- a CDS encoding universal stress protein, giving the protein MDHRELIDERGDRDIVQKRRHRSTGRTLELPRRVDEYDVDLLVLGYCGASHTRTDNIGHGSERVVMHSDRPILLV; this is encoded by the coding sequence ATGGACCATCGCGAACTTATCGACGAACGTGGCGACCGCGACATCGTCCAGAAGCGGCGACATCGGAGTACCGGCCGGACACTCGAACTGCCACGGCGGGTCGACGAGTACGACGTCGACCTCCTCGTCCTCGGCTACTGCGGGGCCAGCCACACCCGGACCGACAACATCGGTCACGGCTCCGAACGCGTCGTGATGCACTCCGACAGGCCGATACTGCTCGTCTGA
- a CDS encoding sugar phosphate nucleotidyltransferase, with the protein MQTVILAAGDGNRLHPLTDATPKPLLPVGSGSLLAETARTAVEAGASALYIAVPPDYRRFHEELGDSIDGVPVTFAVQPRPVGTADAVQRATQYFDGPFAVLPGDALLDRGSVRALFERTPAVGIDPESEHATQAVGDGGKPDGMYRSREWNLPGRPTGACALPASAHDLLEVGICETGEREFADVLSRLLGEVDVEPVEHGYVVDVDRPWDLLAAAEVSLGAWAAETRGPSHEGTVSERARLSGAVRVATDARVGDGVVVEGPVIVSAGATVAPNAIVRGPSYIGPDAEIGHAAEVTRSVVQRGATVGHAAFVADSIVGANASLAPGTTVANRRHDGGTVVGRAGQERVPTGRTTFGAVVGPRVSTGIDTSIDAGVTLSTGSHTEPDECVLTDR; encoded by the coding sequence ATGCAGACCGTCATCCTCGCCGCCGGTGACGGGAACCGTCTCCACCCGTTGACCGACGCGACGCCGAAGCCCTTGCTGCCGGTGGGGTCGGGCTCGCTCCTCGCCGAGACCGCTCGGACCGCGGTCGAGGCCGGCGCTTCGGCCCTCTACATCGCCGTGCCACCGGACTACAGACGCTTCCACGAGGAGCTGGGCGACAGCATCGACGGGGTTCCCGTGACGTTCGCGGTGCAGCCCAGACCGGTCGGGACGGCCGACGCGGTCCAGCGGGCCACCCAGTACTTCGACGGCCCGTTCGCGGTGCTCCCGGGTGACGCCCTGCTCGACCGGGGGTCGGTCCGAGCACTGTTCGAGCGGACTCCAGCGGTCGGCATCGACCCGGAGAGCGAGCACGCGACCCAGGCGGTTGGCGACGGTGGGAAGCCCGACGGGATGTACCGCAGTCGCGAGTGGAATCTGCCCGGGCGACCCACCGGTGCGTGTGCGCTGCCCGCGTCGGCACACGACCTGCTCGAGGTCGGCATCTGCGAGACCGGCGAACGCGAGTTCGCGGACGTGCTGTCGCGGCTGCTCGGCGAGGTCGACGTGGAGCCCGTCGAGCACGGCTACGTCGTCGACGTCGACAGACCCTGGGACCTCCTGGCGGCGGCCGAGGTCAGCCTCGGGGCGTGGGCTGCAGAGACCAGAGGGCCTTCGCACGAAGGCACCGTCAGCGAGCGAGCGCGACTGAGTGGGGCGGTCAGGGTCGCCACGGACGCCCGGGTCGGCGACGGCGTCGTCGTCGAGGGTCCCGTGATCGTATCCGCCGGCGCGACCGTCGCACCGAACGCCATCGTCCGTGGGCCCAGCTACATCGGTCCCGACGCCGAGATCGGACACGCAGCCGAGGTGACCCGCAGCGTCGTCCAGCGCGGGGCGACCGTCGGCCACGCCGCCTTCGTCGCGGACAGCATCGTCGGGGCGAACGCGAGTCTGGCACCCGGCACGACCGTCGCGAACCGTCGCCACGACGGCGGGACGGTCGTGGGACGCGCGGGCCAGGAGCGCGTGCCCACCGGACGCACCACGTTCGGTGCGGTCGTCGGTCCCCGCGTCAGCACCGGCATCGACACGAGCATCGACGCGGGCGTCACGCTGTCGACCGGGAGCCACACGGAGCCCGACGAGTGCGTCCTGACCGACCGATGA
- a CDS encoding DUF7563 family protein, protein MPACNNCGKYVSHDFVRVFGQGGEVEHCIDCARNADLHAGAAAR, encoded by the coding sequence ATGCCGGCCTGCAACAACTGCGGCAAGTACGTCTCCCACGACTTCGTCCGCGTCTTCGGACAGGGGGGCGAGGTCGAACACTGCATCGACTGCGCGAGGAACGCCGACCTCCACGCCGGGGCGGCCGCCCGCTGA
- a CDS encoding helix-turn-helix domain-containing protein produces MLPSQQPQSEGQTKRLRLPNELTTAQSKLVYLALAQEGDHTVRQLSNRLQLGASEIYPVLRVLRDEGLVVQRGECYTLEEP; encoded by the coding sequence ATGCTTCCGAGCCAGCAGCCCCAATCAGAGGGACAGACGAAAAGATTGCGACTGCCCAACGAGCTGACGACGGCTCAGTCGAAACTCGTGTACCTCGCACTCGCGCAGGAGGGGGACCACACGGTCCGCCAGCTGTCGAACCGGCTGCAGCTCGGCGCGAGCGAGATCTATCCCGTGCTGCGCGTGCTGCGCGACGAGGGCCTCGTGGTCCAGCGTGGGGAGTGCTACACGCTGGAGGAGCCCTGA
- a CDS encoding HalOD1 output domain-containing protein, with the protein MRRPGAPTDRDGGEDDTGVIRTTFDWAETPPAMAVVETLAVATDTEILGVDPLVDHLDPDALNALIADEDRPDAGTVVSFRMTGHEVSVHADGTLVLVPMDSER; encoded by the coding sequence ATGCGGAGACCGGGAGCGCCGACGGATAGGGATGGCGGTGAGGACGATACCGGGGTGATACGGACGACGTTCGACTGGGCGGAGACGCCGCCGGCGATGGCGGTGGTCGAGACCCTGGCCGTCGCCACCGACACGGAGATACTCGGTGTCGACCCCCTGGTCGACCACCTGGACCCGGACGCGCTGAACGCACTCATCGCGGACGAAGACCGGCCCGACGCGGGGACAGTCGTTTCCTTCAGGATGACCGGCCACGAGGTGTCCGTCCACGCCGACGGAACGCTCGTACTCGTGCCGATGGACTCCGAACGGTGA
- a CDS encoding PKD domain-containing protein, with translation MVLTSLSVAAVATAPPDGTVAVAQGDQCWEVSPHGDGSSTVSEFYDYRTPNTTPPGDEWGSYGTQELQTNQGSVLGFYDGSQGTSMFMVHDKIRAEHGGTITFDIYGLPQSGEWAVEDDGYNGSEDNFDYFANGTEASIDWKWSGERNDGAAFRGIEATNGSWITIDPGFNEASDKWESWSWAQGENRTEGWYLRSADGGVQELSMNNDVRVRAGSCPDGVSPMATMDERIVENGGAMEFQVDASHANSSITAYEWDWNGDGQEDERTMSGTVVHEFEQTGLRSVTVTAFAEDGSTTSVSELIVVNESMVAGSSPNTATPTSTPTPTSTPTPTPTQTTVAGTEDPASTTDASTDTPTDGSGGSPGFGAVVGVVAVLAVALVAAARRSTR, from the coding sequence ATGGTACTGACGAGCCTGTCAGTCGCTGCTGTCGCAACGGCCCCACCAGATGGGACCGTCGCGGTCGCGCAGGGCGACCAGTGCTGGGAGGTGTCGCCCCACGGCGACGGCAGCTCCACCGTGTCCGAGTTCTACGACTACCGCACCCCGAACACGACCCCGCCCGGCGACGAGTGGGGTTCGTACGGCACCCAGGAACTGCAGACGAACCAGGGCTCTGTCCTCGGGTTCTACGACGGGAGCCAGGGCACGAGCATGTTCATGGTCCACGACAAGATCCGTGCTGAACACGGCGGTACCATCACCTTCGACATCTACGGGCTGCCCCAGAGCGGCGAGTGGGCGGTCGAGGACGACGGGTACAATGGTAGCGAGGACAACTTCGACTACTTCGCCAACGGCACCGAGGCCAGCATCGACTGGAAGTGGTCCGGCGAGCGCAACGACGGCGCTGCCTTCCGCGGAATCGAGGCAACGAACGGCTCCTGGATAACCATCGACCCTGGGTTCAACGAGGCGTCGGACAAGTGGGAGAGCTGGAGCTGGGCGCAGGGCGAGAACCGGACCGAGGGCTGGTACCTGCGCTCCGCCGACGGCGGGGTGCAGGAGCTCAGCATGAACAACGACGTCCGCGTCCGTGCCGGTAGCTGTCCGGACGGTGTCTCACCGATGGCCACGATGGACGAGCGGATCGTCGAGAACGGCGGCGCGATGGAGTTCCAGGTCGACGCGAGCCACGCGAACAGCTCCATCACCGCCTACGAGTGGGACTGGAACGGCGACGGGCAGGAGGACGAGCGGACCATGTCCGGCACCGTCGTCCACGAGTTCGAACAGACCGGTCTCCGGAGCGTAACGGTCACCGCGTTCGCCGAGGACGGCTCGACCACGTCCGTCAGCGAACTGATCGTCGTGAACGAGAGCATGGTGGCGGGGTCCAGTCCGAACACCGCGACGCCGACATCGACGCCGACCCCGACCTCCACACCGACACCCACCCCGACGCAGACCACGGTCGCGGGGACGGAGGACCCCGCTTCGACCACCGACGCATCCACGGATACCCCGACTGACGGGAGCGGAGGCTCCCCGGGCTTCGGTGCGGTCGTCGGCGTGGTCGCGGTGCTCGCCGTCGCACTGGTCGCCGCTGCACGACGGTCCACCCGCTGA
- a CDS encoding HalOD1 output domain-containing protein, giving the protein MQHDSQTGTGETERQQYDFEGTDPTVAVIQSLANATGEDPTELESLFGHIDPDALNTLLLSSNRSDHDQVTTVSFTVDGQHVNVGCDGFVVVTEAD; this is encoded by the coding sequence ATGCAACACGATAGTCAGACAGGTACGGGAGAGACCGAACGCCAGCAGTACGATTTCGAGGGGACAGATCCGACGGTGGCGGTCATCCAGTCGCTCGCGAACGCGACCGGAGAGGACCCGACCGAACTGGAGTCGCTGTTCGGCCACATCGATCCGGACGCCCTGAACACGCTTCTCCTCTCGAGCAATCGCTCCGACCACGACCAGGTCACGACTGTCTCGTTCACCGTCGATGGCCAGCACGTGAACGTCGGATGCGACGGATTCGTCGTCGTGACAGAGGCGGACTGA
- a CDS encoding universal stress protein codes for MYDRILLPTDGDTSTTNATRHAIDLASATGATLSVLYVVDEDIYGAYPGDEYVHDHEGAESGLEEAGQAELDAVRERGEDADVAVETTMRYGRPHEEILDFVAESGTDLVVMGTKSRSGEYRQLLGSVTDRVVRLTDVPVTVVKTQTD; via the coding sequence ATGTACGACAGAATCCTCCTTCCGACGGACGGTGATACCAGCACGACGAACGCCACCCGTCATGCCATCGACCTCGCTTCGGCCACCGGAGCGACGCTCTCGGTGCTGTACGTCGTCGACGAGGACATCTACGGTGCATATCCGGGCGACGAGTACGTCCACGACCACGAGGGAGCGGAGTCCGGGCTCGAGGAGGCCGGCCAGGCCGAACTCGACGCTGTCCGCGAGCGGGGCGAGGACGCCGACGTGGCAGTCGAGACGACGATGCGCTACGGCCGCCCACACGAGGAGATCCTGGACTTCGTCGCCGAGAGCGGCACCGACCTCGTGGTGATGGGGACGAAATCCCGCTCCGGCGAGTACCGGCAGTTGCTCGGCAGCGTGACCGACCGTGTGGTCCGACTCACAGACGTGCCGGTGACCGTCGTCAAGACCCAAACCGATTGA